A genomic stretch from Solanum stenotomum isolate F172 chromosome 8, ASM1918654v1, whole genome shotgun sequence includes:
- the LOC125874600 gene encoding glycosyltransferase BC10-like, translating to MKVEFGNMGILENGKDNKPLSLKVLQFLLLFLGLGIALSILSMCMLRFAELKNVLPVVQSRINPCFQQQNSLENWIRPLSNLHHSMNDAELFWRASFVPQMKNLPFKRTPKIAFLFLTRGSLPLAPLWERFFKGNEELYSIYIHNLPSYKPDFPTSSVFYGRQIPSQVAEWGDISITDAERRLLANALLDISNEWFIILSESCIPLHNFSVIYRYISESRYSFVSVFDDPRSVGRGRYNWKMSPVVKITQWRKGSQWFEVNRKLAVDIVTDEVYYPKFKQFCKPSCYVDEHYFPTMLHIQSPHLLTNTSLTWVDWHRGGAHPATFGKADVTDKFLKQLSEGQRTCVYNNQTTSYCLLFARKFSPSALDPLLKLSSKYLGF from the exons ATGAAAGTTGAGTTTGGGAATATGGGGATTTTGGAGAATGGCAAAGACAACAAGCCTTTATCATTGAAAGTGCTTCAGTTTCTCTTGTTGTTTTTGGGTTTAGGAATTGCTTTATCAATTTTAAGTATGTGTATGCTTAGATTTGCAGAATTGAAGAATGTACTCCCTGTGGTTCAATCGAGAATAAATCCATGttttcaacaacaaaatagtcTAGAGAATTGGATTAGGCCTCTATCAAACTTGCATCATTCAATGAATGATGCTGAACTTTTCTGGAGAGCTTCATTTGTTCCTCAAATGAAAAATTTGCCTTTTAAGAGAACACCTAAAATCGCGTTCTTGTTCTTAACTAGGGGCTCTCTGCCTTTGGCTCCGTTGTGGGAGAGGTTCTTCAAGGGGAATGAAGAGCTTTATTCAATCTACATTCATAATTTGCCATCTTACAAACCTGATTTCCCAACTTCATCTGTGTTTTATGGCAGGCAAATTCCTAGTCAG GTGGCAGAGTGGGGGGATATTAGCATCACTGATGCTGAAAGACGGCTGCTTGCTAATGCATTGCTTGATATCTCCAACGAATGGTTTATAATCCTATCAGAGTCATGCATTCCTCTCCACAACTTCAGTGTTATCTATCGATACATATCAGAATCCAGGTACAGCTTTGTGAGTGTGTTTGATGATCCTAGATCTGTTGGAAGAGGGCGTTACAATTGGAAGATGTCACCTGTGGTTAAAATCACTCAATGGCGTAAAGGATCTCAGTGGTTTGAAGTTAACAGGAAATTGGCTGTTGACATTGTTACAGATGAGGTATACTACCCCAAATTTAAACAGTTCTGCAAACCATCATGCTATGTTGATGAACACTATTTCCCAACAATGCTGCACATCCAATCCCCTCATCTCCTGACAAATACGAGTCTCACTTGGGTAGACTGGCATAGAGGTGGTGCTCATCCTGCTACATTTGGAAAGGCTGATGTTACAGATAAGTTTCTCAAGCAACTTTCGGAAGGCCAGAGGACGTGTGTCTACAATAACCAGACGACTTCATATTGTCTCCTTTTTGCTAGAAAATTTTCTCCTAGTGCATTAGATCCTTTATTAAAACTCTCGTCCAAGTATCTAGGCTTCTGA
- the LOC125874271 gene encoding protein HEADING DATE 3B-like isoform X2, translating to MNFTMRHPDVPPVKSLNPQVLCLKGNLRATSQLNPIHPHSLPYYNSNPSANKLGRENDFCGPNFVTSGKPLYHGNIHKSADKEKMVISNSKPSLKFQSVFEKQYKDTDRMQLNCREHSISQAGDLAKYQKREHCVKLPAPHLSTIETTMVHEAPSPGHGKLNISKSFVSSAPENRCGLVGDLNRCSDSNSESDEDSWILHKRKAAEDVTDVKHDDATIKRCASIMEGPSCSFLPHGDSHQSPKRVKSSSDCPEDQISGAPGVAGEDRSEGISEASSLNSRLVEKMSSNNVIALIGQELFWKTRRSIAHQQRVFAIQLFELHRLTKVQKMMARSPDIFFKDNFYLHQSSIKFSSLKNLPCDDVLEPPVVEQKNSTKPNNFELTADNVYLPLRKDNDKKNIPQQSSQKLNVGTPTSRSFVSDPKLAPRSFQPPPGYQWLVPIRSPSEGLVYKPYTGPCPPPGGIIAPAYGSVRPVTLSPHIGGDFANVPYSVPTSHKQGAGIFPGPALFDPSCIQPYSMPVIKPSASSSAIEQMNPLSRIRSSEKENSQFMHDVNLVRPHQKSCNISCQKSAAMSDCDRIIQADRGSDMQGSTASSPPERVQKGALSLFPVTPTAKGSDQPVQYNDTEQQIQVIKVVPHNPKSASESAARIFRSIQEERKMNY from the exons ATGAACTTTACTATGAGACATCCTGATGTTCCACCAGTCAAGTCGCTAAATCCTCAAGTTTTATGTCTTAAAGGAAATTTGCGTGCTACATCTCAGCTTAATCCTATTCATCCACACAGTTTACCATACTATAATAGTAACCCTTCTGCCAATAAGTTAGGAAGGGAAAATGATTTTTGTGGTCCGAATTTCGTCACATCAGGGAAACCTCTATATCATGGTAACATACATAAAAGTGCAGACAAGGAAAAAATGGttatatcaaactcaaaaccttCTTTGAAATTTCAAAGCGTTTTCGAAAAGCAATATAAGGATACAGACAGGATGCAACTAAATTGCAGGGAGCATAGTATAAGTCAAGCTGGAGATCTAGCAAAGTACCAAAAGAGGGAACATTGTGTTAAACTACCTGCTCCTCATCTGTCAACTATAGAGACGACAATGGTGCATGAAGCTCCAAGTCCAGGACATGGCAAGCTAAATATTAGTAAATCATTTGTATCAAGTGCTCCGGAAAATAGATGTGGTTTAGTAGGTGACTTGAATAGATGTAGTGATTCTAATTCTGAATCTGATGAAGACTCTTGGATTTTACACAAAAGGAAGGCTGCAGAAGATGTTACTGATGTGAAGCATGATGATGCCACGATTAAGAGATGTGCTTCCATAATGGAAGGTCCGTCGTGTTCCTTTCTGCCTCACGGAGACAGCCATCAGAGTCCGAAGAGAGTTAAATCCTCTTCTGACTGTCCTGAAGACCAGATTAGTGGTGCTCCAGGTGTAGCAGGTGAAGACAGAAGTGAAGGGATCTCAGAAGCTTCCTCCTTGAACTCTAGATTAGTAGAAAAAATGTCTTCAAATAATGTCATAGCATTGATAGGGCAAGAATTATTCTGGAAAACAAGAAGAAGCATTGCACA CCAGCAGCGGGTCTTTGCAATACAACTATTTGAGCTACACAGACTAACAAAG GTTCAGAAAATGATGGCCAGATCACCagatatatttttcaaagacaACTTCTATCTCCACCAATCTTCTATCAAATTTTCTTCCTTGAAGAATTTGCCATGTGATGATGTTCTTGAACCTCCTGTGGTGGAACAGAAAAATTCTACAAAACCAAACAATTTTGAACTTACGGCAGATAATGTTTATCTTCCCCTCCGCAAAGATAATGATAAGAAGAATATACCACAGCAGTCATCTCAAAAACTAAATGTAGGGACACCAACATCGAGATCTTTTGTATCCGATCCAAAATTAGCACCTCGATCCTTCCAACCACCTCCTGGATATCAGTGGTTAGTTCCAATAAGGTCACCTTCTGAAGGACTTGTTTATAAACCTTACACAGGACCTTGTCCACCGCCTGGAGGGATCATAGCGCCAGCTTATGGTAGTGTCAGGCCTGTGACCCTATCTCCACATATAGGTGGAGACTTCGCGAATGTGCCTTATAGTGTACCGACTTCCCACAAGCAAGGTGCTGGGATTTTTCCTGGTCCTGCACTCTTTGATCCATCCTGCATTCAACCGTATTCCATGCCTGTGATAAAGCCATCTGCTTCAAGTTCAGCTATCGAGCAAATGAATCCACTTTCCAGAATCAGGTCAAGTGAGAAGGAGAATAGtcaatttatgcatgatgtCAACTTAGTTAGGCCTCATCAAAAATCATGCAACATATCATGCCAGAAGAGCGCGGCCATGTCAGATTGTGATCGAATCATTCAGGCGGATAGAGGGAGTGACATGCAAGGAAGTACTGCAAGTAGTCCTCCTGAGAGGGTCCAAAAGGGTGCACTTTCTCTTTTTCCTGTCACACCAACTGCAAAAGGTTCAGATCAACCAGTTCAATATAACGACACGGAGCAGCAAATTCAAGTCATCAAGGTTGTGCCCCATAACCCAAAGTCAGCATCTGAATCTGCAGCTCGGATTTTTAGGTCTATacaagaagaaaggaaaatgaATTACTAG
- the LOC125874271 gene encoding protein HEADING DATE 3B-like isoform X1 → MKTEKDEEEGHMDPLFPRLHINDAADKRGPRAPPRNKMALCEQSSPQSFTSSSTPATMPILPLPPNSGNSIPAASSSLVGCNKRNYFLHNSSESSHLVEIPPFSSGGMNFTMRHPDVPPVKSLNPQVLCLKGNLRATSQLNPIHPHSLPYYNSNPSANKLGRENDFCGPNFVTSGKPLYHGNIHKSADKEKMVISNSKPSLKFQSVFEKQYKDTDRMQLNCREHSISQAGDLAKYQKREHCVKLPAPHLSTIETTMVHEAPSPGHGKLNISKSFVSSAPENRCGLVGDLNRCSDSNSESDEDSWILHKRKAAEDVTDVKHDDATIKRCASIMEGPSCSFLPHGDSHQSPKRVKSSSDCPEDQISGAPGVAGEDRSEGISEASSLNSRLVEKMSSNNVIALIGQELFWKTRRSIAHQQRVFAIQLFELHRLTKVQKMMARSPDIFFKDNFYLHQSSIKFSSLKNLPCDDVLEPPVVEQKNSTKPNNFELTADNVYLPLRKDNDKKNIPQQSSQKLNVGTPTSRSFVSDPKLAPRSFQPPPGYQWLVPIRSPSEGLVYKPYTGPCPPPGGIIAPAYGSVRPVTLSPHIGGDFANVPYSVPTSHKQGAGIFPGPALFDPSCIQPYSMPVIKPSASSSAIEQMNPLSRIRSSEKENSQFMHDVNLVRPHQKSCNISCQKSAAMSDCDRIIQADRGSDMQGSTASSPPERVQKGALSLFPVTPTAKGSDQPVQYNDTEQQIQVIKVVPHNPKSASESAARIFRSIQEERKMNY, encoded by the exons ATGAAGACAGAAAAAGATGAGGAAGAGGGGCATATGGATCCTTTGTTTCCTAGATTACATATAAATGATGCAGCAGATAAAAGAGGTCCAAGAGCACCTCCCAGAAACAAAATGGCTCTTTGTGAACAGTCATCGCCTCAAAGTTTCACCTCTAGTTCTACTCCTGCAACCATGCCAATACTGCCTCTCCCGCCTAATAGTGGAAACTCTATTCCTGCAGCATCTTCTAGTCTT GTTGGTTGCAacaaaaggaattattttcTCCACAATTCATCTGAGTCTTCTCATTTGGTTGAGATACCTCCGTTTTCTTCTGGAGGGATGAACTTTACTATGAGACATCCTGATGTTCCACCAGTCAAGTCGCTAAATCCTCAAGTTTTATGTCTTAAAGGAAATTTGCGTGCTACATCTCAGCTTAATCCTATTCATCCACACAGTTTACCATACTATAATAGTAACCCTTCTGCCAATAAGTTAGGAAGGGAAAATGATTTTTGTGGTCCGAATTTCGTCACATCAGGGAAACCTCTATATCATGGTAACATACATAAAAGTGCAGACAAGGAAAAAATGGttatatcaaactcaaaaccttCTTTGAAATTTCAAAGCGTTTTCGAAAAGCAATATAAGGATACAGACAGGATGCAACTAAATTGCAGGGAGCATAGTATAAGTCAAGCTGGAGATCTAGCAAAGTACCAAAAGAGGGAACATTGTGTTAAACTACCTGCTCCTCATCTGTCAACTATAGAGACGACAATGGTGCATGAAGCTCCAAGTCCAGGACATGGCAAGCTAAATATTAGTAAATCATTTGTATCAAGTGCTCCGGAAAATAGATGTGGTTTAGTAGGTGACTTGAATAGATGTAGTGATTCTAATTCTGAATCTGATGAAGACTCTTGGATTTTACACAAAAGGAAGGCTGCAGAAGATGTTACTGATGTGAAGCATGATGATGCCACGATTAAGAGATGTGCTTCCATAATGGAAGGTCCGTCGTGTTCCTTTCTGCCTCACGGAGACAGCCATCAGAGTCCGAAGAGAGTTAAATCCTCTTCTGACTGTCCTGAAGACCAGATTAGTGGTGCTCCAGGTGTAGCAGGTGAAGACAGAAGTGAAGGGATCTCAGAAGCTTCCTCCTTGAACTCTAGATTAGTAGAAAAAATGTCTTCAAATAATGTCATAGCATTGATAGGGCAAGAATTATTCTGGAAAACAAGAAGAAGCATTGCACA CCAGCAGCGGGTCTTTGCAATACAACTATTTGAGCTACACAGACTAACAAAG GTTCAGAAAATGATGGCCAGATCACCagatatatttttcaaagacaACTTCTATCTCCACCAATCTTCTATCAAATTTTCTTCCTTGAAGAATTTGCCATGTGATGATGTTCTTGAACCTCCTGTGGTGGAACAGAAAAATTCTACAAAACCAAACAATTTTGAACTTACGGCAGATAATGTTTATCTTCCCCTCCGCAAAGATAATGATAAGAAGAATATACCACAGCAGTCATCTCAAAAACTAAATGTAGGGACACCAACATCGAGATCTTTTGTATCCGATCCAAAATTAGCACCTCGATCCTTCCAACCACCTCCTGGATATCAGTGGTTAGTTCCAATAAGGTCACCTTCTGAAGGACTTGTTTATAAACCTTACACAGGACCTTGTCCACCGCCTGGAGGGATCATAGCGCCAGCTTATGGTAGTGTCAGGCCTGTGACCCTATCTCCACATATAGGTGGAGACTTCGCGAATGTGCCTTATAGTGTACCGACTTCCCACAAGCAAGGTGCTGGGATTTTTCCTGGTCCTGCACTCTTTGATCCATCCTGCATTCAACCGTATTCCATGCCTGTGATAAAGCCATCTGCTTCAAGTTCAGCTATCGAGCAAATGAATCCACTTTCCAGAATCAGGTCAAGTGAGAAGGAGAATAGtcaatttatgcatgatgtCAACTTAGTTAGGCCTCATCAAAAATCATGCAACATATCATGCCAGAAGAGCGCGGCCATGTCAGATTGTGATCGAATCATTCAGGCGGATAGAGGGAGTGACATGCAAGGAAGTACTGCAAGTAGTCCTCCTGAGAGGGTCCAAAAGGGTGCACTTTCTCTTTTTCCTGTCACACCAACTGCAAAAGGTTCAGATCAACCAGTTCAATATAACGACACGGAGCAGCAAATTCAAGTCATCAAGGTTGTGCCCCATAACCCAAAGTCAGCATCTGAATCTGCAGCTCGGATTTTTAGGTCTATacaagaagaaaggaaaatgaATTACTAG